From a single Rutidosis leptorrhynchoides isolate AG116_Rl617_1_P2 chromosome 5, CSIRO_AGI_Rlap_v1, whole genome shotgun sequence genomic region:
- the LOC139850425 gene encoding amino acid permease 3-like, which produces MAEYAAGKFEIAGGFAPQAPSKCFDDDGRLKRTGTVWTASAHIITAVIGSGVLSLAWATAQLGWIAGPTVLFLFSFVTYYTSCLLATCYRSGDPVTGKRNYTYMEAVQNNLGGFQVKICGFIQYFNLVGVAIGYTIAASISMIAVKRSSCFHEKGHDNPCGVSGTPYMVMFGVLEIMFSQIPDFDQISWLSMVAAVMSFTYSSIGLGLGISKVAENGKVKGSLTGISIGAVTPSGTVTETQKIWRSFQALGAIAFAYSYSLILIEIQDTIKSPPAEHKTMKRATMISVVTTTVFYMFCGCFGYAAFGDMSPGNLLTGFGFYNPYWLLDIANAAIVIHLVGAYQVFCQPLFAFVETTAAKYFPESKFINNNIDIPIPFGGYRPYKLNLFRLVWRTAFVCMTTIVALLMPFFNDVVGILGAFGFWPLTVYFPVEMYIVQKKIPKWSTQWVSLQILSVACLIISLCAAAGSFAGVASDLKVYSPFKTMY; this is translated from the exons ATGGCAGAATACGCCGCCGGAAAGTTCGAAATTGCCGGAGGTTTTGCTCCACAAGCACCCTCAAAGTGCTTTGATGACGACGGTCGACTTAAAAGAACCG GGACGGTTTGGACTGCTAGTGCACATATCATAACTGCGGTTATAGGTTCTGGTGTGTTGTCGTTAGCATGGGCGACAGCTCAGCTCGGTTGGATTGCGGGGCCCACTGTTCTTTTTTTATTTTCGTTCGTTACTTATTACACTTCTTGCTTGCTAGCTACCTGTTACCGGTCTGGTGACCCTGTTACTGGAAAAAGGAATTATACTTATATGGAAGCCGTTCAAAACAATCTTG GTGGGTTTCAAGTTAAAATTTGTGGGTTCATTCAGTATTTTAATCTTGTTGGGGTAGCTATTGGATATACCATTGCAGCTTCTATtagtatgat AGCTGTTAAGAGATCAAGTTGTTTTCATGAAAAAGGACATGACAATCCATGTGGGGTATCAGGGACACCATACATGGTGATGTTtggtgttttagagattatgttttCTCAAATTCCAGATTTTGATCAAATTTCATGGCTGTCAATGGTGGCAGCTGTTATGTCTTTCACTTATTCGTCCATTGGTCTTGGCCTTGGGATTTCGAAAGTAGCCG AAAATGGTAAAGTCAAAGGAAGTCTCACTGGAATTAGCATTGGAGCAGTTACTCCATCAGGAACAGTTACTGAAACTCAAAAAATATGGAGGAGCTTTCAAGCACTTGGAGCCATTGCTTTTGCTTATTCTTATTCCCTCATCCTTATTGAAATTCAG gaTACGATCAAATCGCCACCGGCTGAGCACAAAACCATGAAAAGGGCAACTATGATCAGTGTGGTGACAACAACAGTCTTCTACATGTTCTGTGGATGTTTCGGCTATGCGGCATTCGGAGACATGTCACCAGGAAACCTCTTAACGGGCTTCGGTTTCTACAACCCTTACTGGCTGCTCGATATTGCAAATGCCGCCATCGTTATCCACTTAGTCGGGGCCTACCAAGTATTCTGCCAACCCTTATTCGCCTTTGTGGAAACCACAGCTGCAAAATATTTCCCTGAAAGCAAATTCATTAATAACAACATCGACATCCCAATTCCATTCGGCGGATACAGACCCTACAAGCTAAATTTGTTCCGATTAGTATGGAGAACCGCGTTTGTGTGCATGACCACAATTGTTGCTTTGTTGATGCCATTTTTCAACGACGTTGTTGGGATTCTTGGAGCGTTTGGATTTTGGCCATTGACAGTTTATTTCCCGGTCGAAATGTACATTGTTCAAAAGAAGATACCGAAATGGAGTACGCAATGGGTTTCGCTACAAATACTTAGTGTTGCTTGTCTCATAATTTCGCTATGTGCTGCAGCTGGATCGTTTGCCGGCGTGGCGTCTGATCTAAAAGTCTATAGTCCTTTCAAGACAATGTATTGA